A genomic window from Solanum dulcamara chromosome 11, daSolDulc1.2, whole genome shotgun sequence includes:
- the LOC129873092 gene encoding probable prolyl 4-hydroxylase 6 — protein sequence MDRQLSLLLLFSLCFLSISPDLSRSTSLRFSGWQGDIKTKSSVLKLVTGGSSPIIDPTRVTQISWQPRAFVYRNFLTDEECDHLIILAKDKLEKSMVADNESGKSVESEVRTSSGMFLSKGQDEVVANVEARIAAWTFLPKENGESIQILHYEHGQKYEPHFDYFHDKVNQELGGHRVATVLMYLSDVEKGGETVFPNSEAKKSQPKDDDWSDCAKNGYAVKPRKGDALLFFSLHLNATTDPLSLHGSCPVIEGEKWSATKWIHVRSFETPSNNECKDQNPSCSQWAVNGECEKNPRYMVGSEDSVGHCRKSCKVCS from the exons ATGGACCGTCAActttctcttctccttctcttttctctctGTTTCCTTTCCATTTCCCCTGATCTCTCTCGTTCTACTTCTCTACGATTCTCCGGTTGGCAGGGCGATATAAAAAC aAAATCGTCGGTGTTGAAATTGGTGACTGGTGGATCGTCTCCTATAATTGATCCGACCCGGGTGACGCAAATCTCCTGGCAACcgag GGCTTTCGTATATAGGAATTTTTTGACTGATGAGGAATGTGATCATCTCATTATTCTG GCTAAAGATAAGCTGGAGAAGTCTATGGTGGCTGACAATGAGTCAGGAAAGAGCGTAGAGAGTGAAGTTCGGACAAGCTCTGGCATGTTTCTTAGCAAGGGCCAG GATGAAGTAGTGGCTAATGTGGAGGCTAGGATAGCTGCCTGGACATTCCTTCCTAAAG AGAATGGAGAATCTATTCAAATACTGCATTATGAACATGGCCAAAAGTACGAGCCacattttgattatttccaCGACAAAGTCAATCAAGAGCTAGGTGGTCATCGGGTGGCTACTGTTCTTATGTATTTGTCAGATGTTGAGAAGGGAGGGGAAACCGTTTTTCCTAATTCAGAG GCAAAAAAATCTCAGCCAAAGGATGATGACTGGTCAGATTGTGCTAAAAATGGATATGCAG TGAAACCTAGGAAGGGTGATGCATTGTTGTTTTTCAGTCTACATCTCAATGCAACAACTGATCCTCTAAGCTTGCATGGAAGCTGCCCTGTTATTGAAGGTGAGAAGTGGTCTGCTACCAAATGGATTCATGTGAGGTCCTTTGAAACTCCATCTAATAATGAATGCAAAGATCAAAATCCGAGCTGCTCCCAGTGGGCTGTTAATGGTGAATGTGAAAAAAATCCTCGATACATGGTGGGTTCTGAAGACTCTGTAGGTCATTGTAGGAAGAGCTGCAAGGTTTGCTCCTGA
- the LOC129872964 gene encoding uncharacterized protein LOC129872964 has translation MAVSSSHTIFSFLSPRRSETSSLSSNPSLFGYPFTATNRRRPFIITVSYKSKNELSVDKKRQLLEQYGLNPDEFLSEPSPKTKKRREQSKSGRGKQVLVEEPRPPRETHKLLQVVGGTARRKKLLSPKSMDVRPMMEVVKAAAFGILQAAGGCPASLRPGRWLDLYSGTGSVGIEAISRGCSEVHFVEMDPWVVSDVLRPNLEWTGFLDASVIHTVRVESFLERAEHFLGEDGSFDYISVTPPYAAVDYSLLMNQISKSSIVRENTFILVEYPLRTDMLDSCGCLVKISDRRFGRTHLAIYGPKWAQKKKYVEKINRKREKLDLLRQVEISAS, from the exons ATGGCGGTTTCATCATCACatactatattttcttttctctcacCTCGTCGCTCAGAGACCAGTTCGCTTAGCTCCAATCCTTCTCTCTTCGGATATCCTTTCACAGCCACCAATCGTCGCCGGCCGTTCATTATCACCGTTTCTTACA AATCCAAAAATGAACTCTCAGTTGATAAGAAAAGACAGTTACTTGAACAATACGGGCTTAATCCGGATGAGTTCTTATCTGAACCATCTCCAAAG acgaagaagagaagagaacaATCCAAGAGCGGAAGAGGGAAACAGGTTCTAGTAGAAGAACCTAGGCCTCCACGGGAGACACATAAATTGCTTCAG GTTGTTGGGGGGACGGCTCGAAGGAAGAAATTGCTCTCACCAAAGAGCATGGATGTGCGTCCCATGATGGAAGTGGTAAAAGCTGCTGCATTTGGTATTTTGCAG GCAGCCGGTGGTTGCCCTGCATCTTTGAGGCCTGGCCGTTGGTTGGACCTGTATAGTGGGACAGGATCAGTTGGTATAGAAGCCATCAGCCGTGGGTGTTCTGAG GTGCATTTCGTTGAGATGGACCCTTGGGTTGTCTCAGATGTTCTGCGGCCTAATTTAGAATGGACTGGTTTCCTTGATGCGTCAGTCATACATACTGTCCGTGTTGAAAGCTTCTTGGAGCGGGCAGAACATTTTCTTG gTGAAGACGGGAGCTTTGATTATATTAGTGTCACACCACCATATGCTGCAGTTGATTACAGTCTATTAAtgaatcaaatttcaaaatcaTCAATAGTGAGAGAGAATACATTTATA CTGGTGGAGTACCCCTTGAGAACTGACATGCTAGATTCATGCGGATGCCTTGTTAAG ATATCTGATCGGCGGTTTGGTCGAACGCATTTGGCAATATATGGACCAAAGTGGGCacagaagaaaaaatatgtaGAGAAGATAAACAGAAAGCGAGAAAAGCTGGATTTGCTTAGGCAAGTGGAGATTTCAGCATCATAG
- the LOC129873247 gene encoding uncharacterized protein LOC129873247, with translation MGGDGRGSSFLMALLLLSFLCFVSANTLVKPAAKTVTKTITGTTNNQHLDAGRTIEIERHSLQGTNLNYVSKRRVPSEPDPIHNREAAEHMETHIRA, from the exons ATGGGTGGTGATGGCCGTGGCAGCAGTTTCTTGATGGCTCTTCTTTTACTTAGTTTTCTGTGTTTTGTTTCTGCTAATACTTTAGTAAAGCCGGCAGCCAAAACTGTCACCAAAACAATTACTGGGACGACAAACAATCAACATTTAGACGCTGGGAGGACAATAGAAATAGAAAGGCATTCCCTGCAAGGGACCAATCTCAATTATGTCAGCAAAAGAAGAGTACCTAGCGAACCTGATCCAATACACAACAG GGAAGCAGCAGAGCACATGGAAACGCACATCCGAGCTTGA
- the LOC129873246 gene encoding inactive LRR receptor-like serine/threonine-protein kinase BIR2 produces MILFRFFHLSFILIFLFLPFQPLHSSAAVAEDDIKCLKGVKNSLTDPKGNLNSWNFANSTVGFICKFVGASCWNDRENRLINLELRDMNLGGKVPDSLQYCRSLQNLDLSGNRISGSIPSDICTWLPFLVTLDLSNNEFTGSIPADLVRCSYLNKLMLNDNKLSGNIPPQFSSLGRLKIFSVANNDLSGRIPAAFDSAESFDFGGNDGLCGGPLGKCGKLSKKNLAIIIAAGVFGAAASMLLGLGAWYWYFTKAGKRRKTGYGLGRVDSERWADKLRAHRLTQVTLFKKPLVKVKLADLLAATNNFSMSSVINSTRTGTTFKAVLRDGSALAIKRLKTCKLSEKLFRMEMNGLGQVRHPNLVPLLGFCVVEEEKLLVYKHLSNGTLYSFLNGNGSVLDWPTRFRIGLGAARSLAWLHHGYQPPILHQNICSNVIFLDEDFDARIMDFGLARLVTPPDAKETSFVNGELGEFGYIAPEYSSTMVASLKGDAYSFGVVLLELATGQRPLEITAADEGFKGNLVDWVNQLSVSGRIKDAIDKHICGKGHDEEIVKFLKIACNCLVSRSKERWSIYQVYEALKSMAEKQGLSEQYDEFPLLFNKQKTSSPI; encoded by the coding sequence ATGATCCttttcagattcttccatctttcCTTTATATTGATCTTTTTGTTTCTTCCATTTCAACCCCTTCATTCTTCTGCTGCTGTAGCTGAAGATGATATAAAGTGCTTAAAAGGAGTCAAGAACTCCTTAACAGATCCAAAAGGCAACTTGAATTCATGGAATTTTGCCAATTCTACAGTGGGGTTTATCTGTAAATTTGTTGGTGCTTCTTGCTGGAACGACCGTGAAAATCGCCTTATAAACCTCGAACTTCGGGATATGAACCTTGGAGGTAAAGTCCCAGATTCATTACAGTATTGTCGAAGCTTGCAAAATCTTGATCTTTCTGGTAATCGAATTTCTGGTTCAATTCCTTCTGATATTTGTACTTGGCTACCTTTCTTGGTAACCCTTGATTTGTCCAACAATGAATTTACCGGTTCTATTCCAGCTGATCTTGTTAGGTGCTCCTATTTGAATAAATTGATGCTTAATGATAATAAGCTTTCTGGGAATATACCCCCTCAGTTTTCTAGTTTGGGGAGGCTTAAGATATTTTCTGTGGCAAACAATGATCTTTCTGGTAGGATTCCGGCAGCTTTTGATTCGGCTGAATCATTTGATTTCGGAGGAAATGATGGGCTTTGTGGTGGTCCGTTGGGGAAATGTGGGAAGCTTAGTAAGAAAAATTTAGCTATTATTATTGCTGCTGGTGTGTTTGGTGCTGCTGCTTCTATGTTGTTGGGTTTGGGGGCTTGGTATTGGTATTTTACGAAGGCGGGGAAAAGGAGGAAGACAGGGTATGGGTTAGGGAGAGTTGACTCGGAAAGGTGGGCAGATAAGTTGAGGGCTCATAGGCTTACTCAGGTTACGTTGTTTAAGAAACCGCTTGTGAAGGTTAAGTTGGCGGATTTGTTGGCTGCCACGAACAATTTTAGTATGTCGAGTGTGATAAACTCGACTAGAACGGGGACTACGTTTAAAGCTGTTCTACGTGATGGTTCTGCACTTGCTATTAAACGGCTTAAAACTTGCAAGCTGAGTGAGAAGCTGTTTCGAATGGAGATGAATGGGCTAGGACAAGTTAGGCATCCTAATTTGGTGCCACTTTTGGGTTTTTGTGTTGTGGAGGAGGAAAAACTTTTGGTTTATAAGCACCTGTCAAATGGTACTTTGTATTCATTCTTGAATGGGAACGGGAGTGTGTTGGATTGGCCTACGAGGTTTAGGATTGGCTTGGGTGCTGCAAGGAGCCTTGCTTGGCTTCATCATGGTTACCAACCACCAATATTGCACCAAAACATATGTTCTAACGTTATTTTTCTTGATGAGGACTTTGATGCTAGAATAATGGATTTTGGGTTGGCAAGGCTGGTGACACCTCCAGACGCAAAAGAGACCAGTTTTGTGAACGGGGAGTTGGGTGAATTTGGCTATATTGCTCCAGAGTACTCAAGCACTATGGTGGCTTCACTGAAAGGGGATGCTTACAGCTTTGGGGTTGTGCTTTTGGAGTTGGCTACTGGGCAAAGACCTCTAGAAATCACTGCTGCTGATGAAGGTTTTAAGGGAAATTTGGTGGACTGGGTAAATCAGCTCTCTGTTTCTGGTCGGATTAAAGATGCAATTGATAAGCACATATGCGGGAAGGGACATGATGAGGAGATTGTTAAATTCCTTAAAATTGCTTGCAATTGTTTAGTTTCTCGGTCCAAGGAGCGGTGGTCTATTTATCAGGTATATGAAGCACTGAAGAGCATGGCTGAGAAACAAGGTTTATCTGAACAGTATGACGAGTTTCCCTTACTATTCAACAAACAAAAGACCAGCAGTCCCATTTGA